The DNA segment CACCTTTTTGGGATAAGCCGGTTACCCTTAAACCATCACCTCAAGGTGGAGCAAACTGGCCGCCCTCGGCTTACAACCCAAACACAGAGTATTTTTACGTATTAGGAAATGACAATTATTTTGCCTATGCGCATTACGGGGAAGAAGAAAAGGCGAGGTTTGAACAAGGGAAAGAGTATATCGGCAGTGTATGGCAGCCGGTGGAAAACTCCCCTAGCCGCGGCACCGTTACCGCACTCGATATTAAAACGAATAAAATCGTTTGGCAAAAGAAATGGGATGCCATCGCCTACAGCGGCCTCTTAACAACAAAAGGAAACCTGGTTTTTACCGGTCATAATGATGGAAGGATCATTTCCTACGATGCAACCAACGGAAATCAATTATGGGATTTCAAAATGGATGCAGGTGCAAATGCCCCGCCTATCACTTATGAAATCGATGGAAAGCAGTATATCTCTATCTTCGCCGCCGGAAATACACTGGCTGGAACAAAACATGGGGATAAAATCTACACCTTCTCTTTAGAGGGTAAATATGGATCTGTAAAGGATATACCTAAGGATAAAATCAATACATCTCCTGTAAAACAAGGTGCAGCAGAAGAAAAGAAGCAGGAAACCAATAATAAAACCAAAAAAGAAAAAACCAGCACGGAAGCAGGCGAAACAGTATATAAAAACAATTGCATGGCCTGCCACGGTGCAGGTGGTGCAGGTGGGCATAATGGTCCAAACTTAACAAACACGAAAATGGACCGGGCTGCCATCATCAAACAGGTGGAAAATGGAAAAGGCCAAATGCCTCCATTTAAAGATACGTTATCTAAGGAAGAAATACAGGCCGTTGCAGATTATGTAAAGAGTCTTGGCGGCGGTTAATAACGAGCTTGAAAAAGAAAAGGTAATCGTCCTATTAATCGGACGATTACCTTTTTAGTTGGCTCTGTATTAACTGAATGTTGATTTCACCGTGTTTGAAAAATAAACGGAAAAATTCCGCTTAAATTGGGAAATACCATTATTTCCTTAAAAATAAGGGTATTTTTTCCGTTTATTTAATCCAAATCGTTGGATTTTATCTTATTTAGAGCAGTTAACCGGAATATCTCCGTTTATTTCTGCTTCTTAAGCGCCCAATATATACAATAGCCGGAAATTCTCCGCTTATGAATTCTCATACCTACACGAAAATCAACAATGAATGATAACAGAGCCTTTTAGTTAGTAGAAGCCTTTTCTGTTAAAGAAAGATGAATTAACTGATCATCCTTGTCTGTCGGATTTCCACGGTTATCACGGTTACTGGTAATTGTGTACAACTCATTATTATCGACTAATACATCCCTTAATCTGCCTGCATTTCCGAAAAACTCCTGAAAGTTCTTACTGGCTAGGTCATAGGTAAAGATTTGCTTCCCAGCTAAAGAAGCAACAAAAAGTTTTCCATCCTTAAAAGCCATACCTGACGGCGCCCAGGTTTTATCACCGGATTGAAGAATTGGCTTCATCATGCCTTTTGCACCTTCATCTCCTTGAACCACAGGCCAGCCATAGTTTTTCCCTGCTTGAATCAGATTAATTTCATCATGGCCTGACTCCCCATGCTCTGAGCTATAGAGGTTGCCGTCCCCATCCCAGGCTAATCCCTGAGGATTCCGATGTCCATAGGAATAAATATACGAATTTTTAAATGGATTATCAGTCGGAATATCGCCGCTTAGCTTCATTCTTAAAATTTTACCCGCTAAACTATCAAGATTCTGAGCGTTTTCCTTTACGCCGACATCACCTGTAGTGGCATATAACATCCCATCCGGCCCAATTTTTAACCGGCCGCCGTTACTTACCGTTCCTCCAGGTATCTTATCTAAAAGTACTTTATCTTCCTTCCACGTGTTATCTTCAAGTTTGAGTGAAATAATTCGGTTTAGGGTCTTTCCATCTTTCTGATAGGTGTGATAAGCAAATGCTTTCTTTGTCGTAGTAAAATCAGGTGCTAAAGTAAATCCAAGAAAACCACCTTCACCTTCATTGACAATATCCTGTGAAACCTTTACTTTCTGCACTTCTACTAAACCAAGATTACCGTCAATTTGAATAACGGAGCCTTCCCGCTGACTCAGGAAAAACAGACTGTTGCTCTTGTTAATAGTCCACGGAATAGACAAATGACTTGCATTCACACTGCCATCATCCGAGAGTGTTACCTCTACCGCCTTTTTCATTACCTCATTTGCATCCTGCTGAAAGGAATCCTGTTTGTTCCCACCATCATTCCCCTTATCTTGCTTCTCCCAAAACACAGCCAAACCAAGTCCCGCTACCAAAACAACCCCCAGGACACTAAAACTAACTAATCTTTTCAAAATACCACCTCAAAAATAAATTCATTTTCTCTAACAGTTTAATCACATTTCAGACTATTTAAACTTTTATAATTTTTAATTTTAGTAGGGGGACATTGTAGCTCATGCCCAATAAAAAGAACCGAGCAAAACACGCCCGATCCTTTTTTGTTTAGAGTACATCCGAAAGTTGCTTGCGGATTGCCGACAGAGACCTAGTCGTACATAGCGTATCCTATAGTAGTCAGTCGAACTTTCCACGGGCATTAAAACCTTCTTCTATTTACTGGTCACGCACTTTTTCTCTTTCCTCGGGCATTAGAACCTTCCCCATTTACCGGTCACGCACTTTTTCTCTTTCCTCGGGCATTAGAACCCTCCTCTATTTACCGGTCACGCACTTTTTCTCTTTCCTCGGGCATTAGAACCTTCCTCTATTTACCGGTCACGCACTTTTTCTCTTTCCTCGGGCATTAGAACCTTCCTCTATTTACCGGTCACGCACTTTTTCTCTTTCCCCGGGCATTAGAACCTTTCCCTCTTTACCGGTCCGGCACTTTAACACTTACCACGGGCATTAGAACCTTCCCCTATTTACTGGTCGGGCACTTTAACACTTACCACGGGCATTAGAACCTTCCCCTATTTACCGGTCACTTACTTTTTCTCTTACCTCGGGCATTAGAACCTTCCCCTATTTACCAGTCGGGTACTTTTTCCTTTACCTCGGGCATTAGAACCTTCCCTCTATTTACCGGTCACGCATCTTTTCATTAGGATTGAGACATAAAATGCCTCAATATCAGAGACTGTGGTAGGTAAGATTATATACTTTCCTAACTTTTAAACCGCAAGGGTCTTGAACAGCCCAGACAGGCAATTGTTCTTCGGCAAGAAAATTCCGCCTTTTGACTATTATTGCCGAATGTTATTTGACCCAAACTGTAACAATCATCGCTTTATCAAGCCAAGATTGTTACAAGATACTCAAGGTGTTTTAACTAGCACTTCCTATGGGAAGAATAAGGATAATCTCTCTTGTAAACAATCTAAAAGTTCTACGGGCACTTCCTTGACTTTGATATCCCCACCTAGGAAAAGTAGCCAATTTGTTATTTCGTTTAATTCTTCGGGATTAGTAACATTGATAAAAGTCTTTAGAATGGCTGTGGTTTGGTATGGATTCGTATAGGAAATTGCAACTTTCAAAGGATGGTATTTTTTGAACTGGGCAATTGCCTTTGGACCAAGTTCAAGGACAAGATTAATCTCTTCTTCTTGCTTACTTAGTTTTTCTAAAATCTTTTTCTTACTTAATCTATTTTTCGTAGAGTATGATTTGACATCGGTGAGATTGTCGACAGGGACAATTCTCCTCTTATCATCCTTTAAGTCAAAGCCGTCAATCATCCAAATGCCTTTGTCATGATAAAGGTGCAAGAGATAAATGGGATAAGACTTTATTCTCTCCTCTTCTTTGATGGTGATCAATAAAAAGCTGTCTAGAAGAAGGATTTGAATGAGTTTTTCTAACATAGGTTGGGGCAGGTCTGAAAGTTCAAGTAGGTCGGGATTATTGGGGTTAGTCCCTTCAAAAAGCAAGATTTGGTTTAAATGAACAAGGTCCTCTTGCTGATTTTCTGATATGAGACCTAGTAATTTTTCAGCTAAAGACTGACGACTCTTTAGATAAGGAAGTTGTTGATTTCTTGTGGCCATAAAGGCAATAAAAAGAGCTTTAATCTCATTATCGGTAAAGCGGACAGTGGGCAGGACAGAGTTGTTCATGACAAAATAACCCCCATCCCTTCCAACTTCAGTGACAAGTGGCATCCCCATGCTTTCAATTTCTCTGATATCTCGAATAGCAGTTGAACGAGAGATGTTAAATTCTCGCATGATTTCAGAAATGGTAAAGTTGGCGCGGTTGTTGATATACCGCATAATAGTATTAATTCGTTCAACTTTTTTCATTGGGAACTCCTAAACAGTATCATTTTTTGACATGATTAAAGACTATTATAATCTCATCAGATGAAAAAACAATCATTTGATTCATTTAAAAAAAAGGAAGGTTTTGAATATGGCAGATTATACCCTAGAAGAAAAAGATAGCTTCACCGTTTTAGGTATTGGAACAGAGCTGAAGAGCCACTACACAGACTATGCTGGCATAAACAAGGAAAAGGCAGACTTTTGGTCGGCCGTCAATGAAGATGGTACGCTTGATAAGTTAAAAGCCTTAGCCACAAATGATTACATTTTTGTCGTAAATGAAGCGGTGAATAACAAGATGATGCATTATGCTGGCGTCATGACAGAAGAATCAATACCAGAAGCAACTAGAATGATCCAGTTTCCAAAGGGAGAATACCTGGTTGTAAAAGGAGAGGCAGCGACAGCCGAAGATTTGAGCAATATGGTTACTGGCATTGCCTTTGGTCAAGTCCTGCCGGAAGCAAAGAATTTTGCCTATGTTGGCGGGCCAAATACAGCAGTTATAATGGGGCAACGAAACGGCTTAGTATTTGGTGAAATGTGGATTCCTGTTGTTAGGAAATAAAAGGAGCGATGGAATTGTCCTATATCGTTGATTTTAAAAATGTGTCTACGGTTGGTTTAGAGCCTTCACCTGTAGCAGAAGCGATTGCTGGTCTACGTGCGAATGAAGCCCGTTACTTTATGAACAAATACAAGCATGAATTTACGGTTGTTCCAGCTAGCGAAAGTCAGGAGACACTTGATTATGTGAACCGAATTTTGAAAGAAGAACGTGATATTGAGTTTGCTGCTAAACCTTTAGAAACCTCGCGTTTTCAAGTAGAAAATATCAATTGGACCTACGTCTTTTATGAGGATGGTCTATCAGTCAACGTCTTGTATACGATTGATGGTCCTAAGCCGAAGCGGGCCGTTGGTTTTAAGCTTTCTGAAGGGATGGAAGTACCTAAGGAGTTAGAAGCGAAGTTTAAGTTTGCTAGGCAGAAGTCTAAACTAGCTGGAACCATTCGGGGCTCGTATTTTGTCATTAAAGGAGAATATTAACGTAAGCAAAACAGCACCTCTCTAGCAAATTTGAGGGTGCTGTTGTTTTTCAAAAGGATCATTTACTTATGAGATGTTCACCGTGACGGGGGTGAAGGCAATTTTTTTCGAAAAAAACGCGGTATATTACACGCGGTAAATTTGATTTCAAGATAATTTAGCAAGTCATTTAAAATGATTATGCCTTAATAAGTTGTCTATCAAACCCATTACCAACTAATCGTTTATAAGCTTCCATAACATTTTCAGGAATATCCTGTGGAATCTGAAAGCCGTTTTTTCCATATAAATCAATTCTTTGAAGGTCACCAACCATAATATTTATGAAATCTGAAATATCCAATTCAACAGATTCATTATAGTAACTGCAATACGATTCATAAGAATATTGAGGTGAGGTTACGATGAAATTAAGAGTAGGCCACTGCATTTTTAAGGTCGCATATATTCTTCTCTCTTTAAATGGTTTATCCACCACAATATAATCTGAAAACATAAGCTTTTCTTTTTCTATTAATTTCTTAGAGAAGTCAATATTTTGTCCGGTATTTGTTGATTCTGTTTCAATAAATATCTTATCTCTTGGAACACCTAGTGAAATAGCAATTTCTGAAAACTTCTCAGCTTCGGTTTGTTTCCATATGTTTTTGGTTATTTTACCTAAACCACCTGTAAAAATTACAAATTGGGCAAAGCCTTGATTATATAAATCAGCTGCTCTTTCTGCAACATGCGTATCGTGACTCCCAAATGCCAAAATGCAATCTTTTTTACTCAGTTTATTATTTAAGTGGTGATATTCCCACAACAGTTTTGCATCAGCGTTAAAATCATACATATCAATTCTCCCCCTAATATTTCAATAAATTAAATTAGGTGACTATTCATAAATAGTCTTGATATCATCCAATTTTTGTTGTTTGCCCTTCCAAAAGTTCCTTTTTGCACTGTCATAAGCCAATTTATAATAATGCTGGGATTTTTCTTTCTCGCCAATATAAATGTAGTATTCAAAAAGGTTCTGATATAAAGCAATCTGATATATAGCGTCAATATGATTTCCGCATTTTGAAAATGAATCAAGTAGATTAGGTAGAAGTTTTTGGGCTTTCTCAAAGTCGTTGTTGAGAATATAAAATTCCAACATCCGACGTTGAGTATGAAATAATTCTTTAACATTATAACGAATTTCATCAGTCTGTACCATTAAATAATCAAACAGAACCCTTTCCTTATTTATAACTGCAAGTTCACGCTGCGGTAATAGAAGAGCATCCACAAAGGGAACTTCAAATATTTTATTCTCATCATTAATGAAGTTAATCAGTTCTTCGCAGATATCACTTGCATAACCATAGTTTCTCTCTTGTTTATAAGTAACGGCTAAAAGCCATTTTGCATATACTATTTTCTTGAATTTTAAATCATCATATGATGGAGATTTGGATAAAATAGCAACTGCACGTTCTAAGTATTTTCTTGCCTGTTTAGTGTATACTCGCTCACCGGAGTGAATATAAATGACAGCTACTTGTATATCAATTTCAGCTGCATTGTTAGAATAGATGCCTATCTTAAATAACGTGTATAAGAAGGTTTCGAGCTTAAATGAGTCCACGTAATGCTGTTCCAACCAGCTTTTGATAAATTGGGCATTCGGGTTGTTTTGATACTCACGTCTAATTTTAGTAAGAATGCCTGCTAAAATTCTATCTACATCAAAAGGCTCTTTTTTTGACAACCATGCTCCCAATGCATTTATATCACGGTCTTCATTATTCAGCAAAATATCATCAGCCTTAGTAACGGTCTGTTGATTTCCGATAACAATAGAATCATTCTTGACATCTATTCGTTGAGTAGGTTGCCTCGAAATTCTGGCTATTAACTCCTTAAGTACTTCTGATTGAGATTCATAAGCATTATAACGTTGTACATCAGTTAAGTAGAAGTTAAAACTTTCAGTCAACTCGCAATTTTCCAACATAAAAGGTAATACTGTTTTGCCGTAACTGAGAGCCAAACTTACTTCTTTTTGAACCCATTGAGATTTTTGGGAACTGCTTGACAACATTAATAAAAACATCCCACAATTCCTTATTGCTGCAGGAATTTCATTGGCATAACTGCAACCGACAGGAATACTATGCGGTGCCATCCAACAGCTAATATTGTTTTTTTCTAATATATTTTTTATCGCATTTACATTATTAAATTCACTTGAACTATAACTTATAAACACATCAATATTAACTTTCATTTAAAAATCATTCCATTCAAATTTAGACTTTATAGAAGTCAAAATGTTATCTAAAACATTCACCGCTAATCCGAAGTCATTTTGCAATTGTCTTTTTTGTGAATAGTGTTTGTGTCTTACTATCTAGTGATTATTATAATACAGAAAATGAAATTTTTTTACTATTATATTGATCATTACATGACCTAAGCAGTTGAATTAATTCTTTGACAAATAGAAAATCTCAGAAAACACTCGACATCTTAAAACACCCCAATAATCGTCAAGGAAATAACAAGCAGCAACTCTCCATCAATTAGAGGGTGCTGTTTTTTTTTTCGCAAAGAAATAAAGCTTTAATACTATTAATAACCAAATTTCATGTTTTTCTAGAAAAAAGGCATCCTAAAGAAGAATGCGATTCATCCAGATACCATGTTGTTTTGAAATTTACTCCACCTATGGATTGAAGGGAGATTTAGTCGTGAAACTGTATCAAGTAAGAAAAGGGCAATTTGTTTACTATAACAATGAGTTACACAAGGTATATGGAGTAAAACCAATGTATAAACTATCCGTTCATCTTATTAAGCTGAGGGATTTAACACAGCATATTACCAATGCTGCAAGTGTGGAAAGATACATTCCAAGGGAAAATGACAGCTTTATTTATAATCATAAGGTATATACGCTTAGGAATAATCAAAAGCCTGTAGCGGAGGATTTGATTTTAATTAACAATCCGGCCCCTGATACTCTGGATCACTATTCCTTAAATGAAATTGAAGTGGTTGAAACGGTTGATAACAAAGGGGTC comes from the Neobacillus sp. PS2-9 genome and includes:
- a CDS encoding toll/interleukin-1 receptor domain-containing protein is translated as MKVNIDVFISYSSSEFNNVNAIKNILEKNNISCWMAPHSIPVGCSYANEIPAAIRNCGMFLLMLSSSSQKSQWVQKEVSLALSYGKTVLPFMLENCELTESFNFYLTDVQRYNAYESQSEVLKELIARISRQPTQRIDVKNDSIVIGNQQTVTKADDILLNNEDRDINALGAWLSKKEPFDVDRILAGILTKIRREYQNNPNAQFIKSWLEQHYVDSFKLETFLYTLFKIGIYSNNAAEIDIQVAVIYIHSGERVYTKQARKYLERAVAILSKSPSYDDLKFKKIVYAKWLLAVTYKQERNYGYASDICEELINFINDENKIFEVPFVDALLLPQRELAVINKERVLFDYLMVQTDEIRYNVKELFHTQRRMLEFYILNNDFEKAQKLLPNLLDSFSKCGNHIDAIYQIALYQNLFEYYIYIGEKEKSQHYYKLAYDSAKRNFWKGKQQKLDDIKTIYE
- a CDS encoding phage tail protein, whose protein sequence is MSYIVDFKNVSTVGLEPSPVAEAIAGLRANEARYFMNKYKHEFTVVPASESQETLDYVNRILKEERDIEFAAKPLETSRFQVENINWTYVFYEDGLSVNVLYTIDGPKPKRAVGFKLSEGMEVPKELEAKFKFARQKSKLAGTIRGSYFVIKGEY
- a CDS encoding YdcF family protein produces the protein MYDFNADAKLLWEYHHLNNKLSKKDCILAFGSHDTHVAERAADLYNQGFAQFVIFTGGLGKITKNIWKQTEAEKFSEIAISLGVPRDKIFIETESTNTGQNIDFSKKLIEKEKLMFSDYIVVDKPFKERRIYATLKMQWPTLNFIVTSPQYSYESYCSYYNESVELDISDFINIMVGDLQRIDLYGKNGFQIPQDIPENVMEAYKRLVGNGFDRQLIKA
- a CDS encoding PQQ-dependent sugar dehydrogenase; its protein translation is MKRLVSFSVLGVVLVAGLGLAVFWEKQDKGNDGGNKQDSFQQDANEVMKKAVEVTLSDDGSVNASHLSIPWTINKSNSLFFLSQREGSVIQIDGNLGLVEVQKVKVSQDIVNEGEGGFLGFTLAPDFTTTKKAFAYHTYQKDGKTLNRIISLKLEDNTWKEDKVLLDKIPGGTVSNGGRLKIGPDGMLYATTGDVGVKENAQNLDSLAGKILRMKLSGDIPTDNPFKNSYIYSYGHRNPQGLAWDGDGNLYSSEHGESGHDEINLIQAGKNYGWPVVQGDEGAKGMMKPILQSGDKTWAPSGMAFKDGKLFVASLAGKQIFTYDLASKNFQEFFGNAGRLRDVLVDNNELYTITSNRDNRGNPTDKDDQLIHLSLTEKASTN
- a CDS encoding HTH domain-containing protein, which produces MKKVERINTIMRYINNRANFTISEIMREFNISRSTAIRDIREIESMGMPLVTEVGRDGGYFVMNNSVLPTVRFTDNEIKALFIAFMATRNQQLPYLKSRQSLAEKLLGLISENQQEDLVHLNQILLFEGTNPNNPDLLELSDLPQPMLEKLIQILLLDSFLLITIKEEERIKSYPIYLLHLYHDKGIWMIDGFDLKDDKRRIVPVDNLTDVKSYSTKNRLSKKKILEKLSKQEEEINLVLELGPKAIAQFKKYHPLKVAISYTNPYQTTAILKTFINVTNPEELNEITNWLLFLGGDIKVKEVPVELLDCLQERLSLFFP
- a CDS encoding GyrI-like domain-containing protein, which produces MADYTLEEKDSFTVLGIGTELKSHYTDYAGINKEKADFWSAVNEDGTLDKLKALATNDYIFVVNEAVNNKMMHYAGVMTEESIPEATRMIQFPKGEYLVVKGEAATAEDLSNMVTGIAFGQVLPEAKNFAYVGGPNTAVIMGQRNGLVFGEMWIPVVRK